In a single window of the Salvelinus sp. IW2-2015 unplaced genomic scaffold, ASM291031v2 Un_scaffold563, whole genome shotgun sequence genome:
- the LOC112068565 gene encoding uncharacterized protein, protein MTFSDKDIMKLQTITVLVCLVGASLSLPIYQQQIGILASNSNEILRLNGLTLTGVGFGQTQMQGSPFMPQYVIQQQPEFGLPQMVNFNPQVGGPFGPQMMFPTQGNQLPPILYANAQQEQPGAPQDPNNPNNPNNPQQPHNPAQGVPQFPQYYPSFSFPQQPRMQGYPYYMSYPNYPQPNQNNGQNQLNLEKTPQKPQLPLQQAAQPQAPGKTWPKGFQTEAANPPPDHRGDTVDPGVDEGRPNFSFLFEP, encoded by the exons ATGACATTCTCTGATAAG GATATCATGAAGCTGCAGACTATAACTGTTTTGGTCTGCCTTGTTGGTGCTAGCCTTTCACTTCCT ATATACCAACAGCAAATTGGAATCCTCGCAAGTAACAGCAATGAG ATCCTGCGGTTGAATGGACTGACCCTGACAGGTGTAGGCTTTGGGCAAACACAAATGCAG GGGTCTCCATTCATGCCCCAGTACGTGATCCAGCAGCAGCCTGAATTTGGTCTCCCCCAGATGGTGAACTTTAACCCTCAGGTGGGAGGCCCTTTCGGCCCCCAGATGATGTTCCCTACACAGGGGAACCAGCTGCCCCCCATTCTGTACGCCAATGCCCAACAGGAGCAGCCTGGGGCCCCCCAGGACCCCAACAACCCCAATAACCCAAATAACCCCCAGCAACCACACAACCCTGCACAG GGGGTTCCCCAGTTTCCTCAATACTACCCATCATTTTCATTTCCCCAGCAACCAAGAATGCAG GGCTACCCCTACTACATGTCTTACCCCAACTACCCCCAGCCTAACCAGAACAACGGGCAGAACCAGCTGAACTTGGAGAAGACTCCTCAGAAACCACAGCTCCCACTACAG CAGGCTGCCCAACCTCAGGCACCAGGAAAG ACATGGCCTAAAGGATTCCAGACAGAGGCTGCCAACCCTCCACCAGATCACCGTGGAGACACAGTTGACCCTGGCGTAGATGAG ggTCGTCCCAACTTCTCTTTCCTGTTTGAGCCATAG
- the LOC112068564 gene encoding proline-rich protein HaeIII subfamily 1, whose product MEYLCVVVLLFSAVATRADPWRQWQQGDSRFLPFGGPQQSPDRHPMRPNVRDPWMKDGSSPPFGGQPIGGGGENSRPIGGGPMWQGWNMGGTGSPGWPDQDQMPPWYPNRPSGGPGSGDTQRLMGGPNGETPQSGGSNGGGPESGGPLDYPDRDYKRREDEGQWWKQGTMRGDRGSSSPAELPPVTGSDFGYAPNGPGPHPGQGPPRRPGARWRRPAGPPRGGRPNMRNPDARPDRNPIRPSAVPSGAGGRPPFDDTFFGGRLLQPEMVGNREFIPIFQAGNVTLQNASGLPLKEGENIFLLPKGGRGTPPPRHGHKRPQELGFGYPYSSGFQPYLKLIYNPSATNKISFEYGITTLLPSFMKAEETKTWEEEGK is encoded by the exons ATGGAGTACCTCTGTGTTGTCGTTTTACTTTTCTCAGCTGTGGCTACACGT GCTGACCCATGGAGACAATGGCAACAGGGAGACAGTCGATTCCTCCCATTTGGCGGACCTCAACAAAGTCCAGACAGACACCCTATGAGA CCCAATGTTAGAGATCCCTGGATGAAGGATGGTTCCAGCCCTCCATTTGGGGGCCAGCCaataggtggaggaggagagaactcTAGACCAATCGGTGGAGGACCTATGTGGCAAGGATGGAATATGGGTGGAACGGGCAGCCCAGGATGG CCCGACCAGGATCAAATGCCCCCTTGGTACCCAAACAGACCCTCTGGAGGCCCAGGAAGTGGGGACACTCAGCGACTAATGGGAGGGCCTAACGGGGAGACCCCCCAATCTGGAGGATCGAACGGGGGGGGACCCGAGTCTGGAGGACCCCTCGACTACCCTGATCGGGATTATAAAAGG agagaggatgaaggtCAATGGTGGAAGCAGGGAACCATGAGAGGAGACCGAGGATCATCATCCCCTGCCGAACTTCCACCTGTGACC GGATCTGACTTTGGGTATGCTCCCAATGGACCTGGACCGCACCCTGGCCAGGGCCCCCCTCGCAGGCCAGGTGCCCGATGGCGTAGACCTGCAGGGCCCCCAAGAGGAGGAAGACCCAACATGAGAAACCCTGATGCAAGG CCTGACAGGAACCCCATTCGTCCCTCAGCTGTTCCATCTGGAGCAGGTGGACGGCCCCCATTTGATGACACCTTCTTTGGAGGAAGACTGTTGCAACCTGAGATGGTG GGCAACAGAGAATTCATCCCCATCTTTCAG GCTGGCAATGTGACTTTACAG AATGCTAGTGGTCTGCCCCTGAAAGAG GGTGAGAACATTTTCCTGCTGCCAAAG ggaggaagaggaacaccCCCACCAAGG CATGGACATAAAAGACCTCAAGAATTAGGG TTTGGATACCCATACTCATCTGGTTTTCAG CCTTACCTGAAGCTCATCTACAACCCCTCAGCTACA AATAAAATCTCATTTGAATATGGGATAACAACACTT CTCCCATCGTTCATGAAG GCTGAGGAGACAAAGACTTGGGAAGAGGAAGGAAAATAA